In the Ensifer adhaerens genome, one interval contains:
- a CDS encoding ABC transporter substrate-binding protein, whose product MKKLLSRATSRAFVSTLALAAALPGIARAEPSQELVAAATKEGALTVIALPHDWCNYGEVIAGFKAKYPGIEVNELNPDAGTADELEAIRANKGNTGSQAPDVVDLGLAFAPAAAQEGLLQPYKVATWDEIPGNIKDEKGYWYGDYYGVMAFGVNKDLLDTAPTDWSDLSKSEYSGAVALTGDPRSSAQAILALMSAGISRGAKPGTESGGKGLELFAELNKSGNFVPVLGKAGTIAQGQTPIVAAWDYNLLAWRDALKGNPPMDVVVPVSGVVAGVYVQAISAYAPHPNAAKLWMEYLYSDEGQTGWLKGYCHPARFNAMLKAGKFPQDLLDKLPPAEAYEKAIFPTVDELSANKTAVVEGWDKVVGANVK is encoded by the coding sequence ATGAAGAAGCTTCTATCGCGCGCAACGAGCCGCGCCTTCGTCTCCACCCTTGCACTGGCTGCCGCGCTGCCGGGTATTGCCCGCGCCGAGCCTTCGCAAGAGCTGGTGGCGGCTGCCACGAAGGAAGGTGCGCTTACGGTCATCGCGCTCCCCCATGACTGGTGCAATTACGGCGAGGTCATCGCTGGCTTCAAGGCAAAATATCCGGGCATCGAGGTCAACGAGCTGAACCCTGATGCGGGTACTGCCGACGAACTGGAAGCGATCCGGGCGAACAAGGGCAATACCGGCTCGCAGGCGCCTGATGTCGTCGACCTCGGCCTTGCCTTCGCCCCGGCCGCCGCGCAGGAAGGACTTCTCCAGCCGTACAAGGTGGCGACCTGGGATGAAATCCCGGGCAACATCAAGGATGAGAAGGGCTATTGGTACGGCGACTACTATGGCGTCATGGCCTTCGGTGTGAACAAGGACCTGCTCGATACTGCGCCCACCGATTGGTCGGATCTGTCGAAATCGGAATACTCAGGCGCCGTCGCGCTCACCGGCGATCCGCGGTCTTCCGCCCAGGCGATCCTGGCGCTGATGTCGGCCGGCATCTCGCGCGGCGCCAAGCCCGGAACGGAGTCCGGCGGCAAGGGGCTGGAGCTCTTTGCGGAATTGAACAAGTCCGGTAACTTCGTGCCTGTGCTCGGCAAGGCCGGCACGATCGCACAGGGGCAGACGCCGATCGTCGCTGCCTGGGACTACAATCTCCTGGCCTGGCGCGATGCCCTGAAGGGCAATCCGCCGATGGACGTCGTCGTGCCGGTGAGCGGCGTCGTTGCCGGCGTTTATGTTCAGGCGATCTCCGCCTACGCACCGCACCCGAATGCTGCCAAGCTGTGGATGGAATACCTCTATTCCGATGAAGGCCAGACCGGCTGGCTGAAGGGTTACTGCCACCCGGCGCGCTTCAATGCCATGCTGAAGGCCGGCAAGTTCCCGCAGGACCTGCTCGACAAGCTGCCGCCGGCCGAAGCCTATGAAAAGGCGATCTTCCCGACGGTCGACGAACTTTCGGCCAACAAGACCGCGGTGGTCGAGGGCTGGGACAAGGTTGTCGGCGCCAACGTGAAGTAA
- a CDS encoding PLP-dependent aminotransferase family protein, translated as MSKQLEGPILPFLRIDATIALPKFRQVQDQLRMAILKGHLRAGTRLPASRILADELGLSRQTLVRVLENLKAEGYLEARQGAGTFVSAALPRQSTKLSMPARGDVTDSAPPRLSRIGEQSRRMSADIGQMEDRPFLPNRPALDRFPFAIWRKCWNAVARSGKAVAMGYGDVAGELVLRQRIAEYLALHRRDPCDPEQIVITPGGHAAFSLAALALADAGDGIWFEDPGPITTSNLFRTLGLRLCPTHVDAEGLDVEGAIARYPDARLAFVMPSRHHPLGVTLTLPRRLALLEWARANDAWIIEDDYDSEFRYDGAPLPSMRSIDSNGRVIYAGSFSKALYPGLRVGYLVLPPPLIGTFRNLSALIHRSVPVETQLALAEFIGGGHFASHLRRMRSLYAERRETFTQVAQETLAGLARIDSSESGLNALAWLKGGRQDQAPHRAVLDAGLQCYPLSDYTIATPLPGALILGYAGVPADRMRPLLLRLADAIARTEGNIGR; from the coding sequence GTGAGCAAGCAGTTGGAAGGCCCGATCCTGCCGTTCCTGCGCATTGATGCGACGATCGCGCTGCCGAAATTCCGCCAGGTGCAGGACCAATTGCGCATGGCCATCCTCAAGGGGCATCTGCGTGCCGGAACCCGGCTGCCCGCCAGCCGCATCCTGGCCGACGAGCTCGGCCTGTCGCGCCAGACTTTGGTGCGGGTGCTCGAGAACCTGAAGGCGGAGGGCTATCTGGAGGCACGGCAAGGGGCCGGGACATTCGTGTCCGCCGCCTTGCCGCGGCAATCGACCAAGCTGTCGATGCCCGCTCGTGGTGACGTTACCGACAGCGCACCGCCACGGCTATCGCGCATTGGCGAGCAATCGCGCCGGATGTCGGCCGACATCGGCCAGATGGAGGACAGGCCCTTCCTGCCCAACCGGCCGGCGCTCGATCGCTTTCCCTTTGCCATCTGGAGGAAATGCTGGAACGCCGTAGCGCGCAGCGGCAAGGCGGTGGCCATGGGCTATGGCGACGTTGCGGGCGAACTGGTTCTGCGGCAGCGGATCGCCGAGTATCTGGCCCTGCACCGGAGAGACCCGTGCGATCCCGAGCAGATCGTCATTACACCCGGGGGCCACGCGGCCTTCTCGCTCGCCGCGCTGGCGCTTGCCGATGCCGGTGACGGGATATGGTTCGAGGATCCGGGGCCCATCACCACCAGCAACCTCTTCCGAACGCTTGGTCTGCGCCTGTGTCCGACGCATGTCGATGCCGAGGGCCTCGATGTCGAAGGCGCGATCGCCCGCTATCCGGATGCCCGGCTCGCCTTCGTCATGCCGTCGCGCCACCACCCGCTCGGTGTCACCCTGACGCTGCCGCGCAGGCTTGCCCTGCTCGAGTGGGCGCGGGCCAACGATGCCTGGATCATCGAGGACGATTATGACAGCGAATTCCGCTATGACGGCGCTCCGCTGCCGTCCATGCGCTCCATCGACAGCAATGGACGCGTCATTTACGCCGGCAGTTTCAGCAAGGCGCTCTATCCAGGCCTGCGTGTCGGCTATCTCGTCCTGCCGCCGCCACTGATCGGTACGTTCCGCAACCTCTCAGCGCTGATCCATCGCAGCGTGCCTGTCGAAACCCAGCTCGCGCTCGCCGAGTTCATCGGCGGTGGTCATTTTGCAAGCCATCTGCGCCGCATGCGTAGCCTTTACGCCGAGCGCCGCGAAACCTTTACGCAAGTGGCGCAGGAGACGCTTGCCGGACTTGCACGCATCGACAGCTCCGAAAGCGGCCTCAACGCGCTCGCCTGGCTTAAGGGCGGTCGGCAAGACCAGGCCCCGCACCGCGCCGTGCTCGATGCGGGGCTGCAATGTTATCCCCTGTCCGACTATACGATCGCGACACCTTTGCCGGGTGCGCTCATTCTCGGCTACGCCGGCGTTCCGGCAGATCGGATGAGGCCTCTTCTTCTCCGGTTGGCGGATGCGATTGCCCGAACGGAGGGTAACATCGGGAGATGA
- the betA gene encoding choline dehydrogenase, giving the protein MTETYDYIIIGAGSAGCVLANRLSEDPSTRVLVLEFGGSDKSIFIQMPTALSIPMNGTKYNWKYMTLPEPGLDGRRVHCPRGKVIGGSSSINGLVYMRGHARDFDEWEELGARGWRYANCLPYFQRAETWQDGGDSYRGASGPLSTNAGNKMKNPLYRAFVDAGREAGYVTTNDPNGYMQEGFGPMHMTVKDGVRWSTANAYLKPAMGRPNLNVVTHAMTRRVLVEDKRAVGVEYELGGERHIARASREVLIASGPIGSPHLLQRSGIGPAAVLQQAGVPVLHDLPGVGENLQDHSEVYIQYACKEPITLNGKMGVLSRALIGAEWLLFKKGLSVSNHFESGGFIRSDASLQWPDIQFHFLPAAMRYDGKKPLDGHGFMVLTGPNKPKSRGYVRLRSPEAHEQPDILFNYLDREEDREGFRRCLRLTREIIAQPAFDRFRGDEIAPGANVRTNDEIDAWVRETMESTYHPCGSCRMGEDGMAVVDSELRVRGIDGLRVIDSSVFPSEPNANLNAPTIMLAERASDMVRGKPLLAASNAEVGVAPGVGVTQRSSKPLRALRQ; this is encoded by the coding sequence ATGACCGAAACATACGACTACATCATCATCGGGGCAGGGTCGGCCGGCTGCGTGCTCGCCAACCGCCTGTCGGAGGATCCGTCCACCCGGGTGCTCGTGCTCGAATTCGGCGGCAGCGACAAGTCGATCTTCATCCAGATGCCGACGGCGCTTTCGATCCCGATGAACGGAACGAAGTACAATTGGAAATACATGACCCTGCCGGAGCCCGGTCTCGACGGGCGCAGGGTGCATTGCCCCCGTGGAAAGGTCATCGGAGGCTCGTCCTCGATCAATGGGCTCGTCTACATGCGTGGCCACGCGCGGGATTTCGACGAGTGGGAGGAACTGGGCGCGCGCGGCTGGCGCTACGCCAATTGCCTGCCCTACTTCCAGAGGGCCGAGACCTGGCAGGATGGGGGCGACAGCTATCGCGGGGCCTCGGGGCCGCTTTCGACCAATGCCGGTAACAAGATGAAGAACCCGCTCTACCGGGCCTTTGTCGATGCAGGGCGCGAGGCCGGCTATGTCACGACAAACGATCCGAACGGCTACATGCAGGAAGGCTTCGGGCCGATGCACATGACCGTGAAGGACGGAGTGCGCTGGTCGACTGCCAACGCCTATCTGAAGCCGGCGATGGGCCGACCGAACCTCAATGTCGTCACCCATGCGATGACGCGCCGGGTGCTGGTAGAAGACAAGCGCGCCGTCGGCGTCGAGTACGAGCTTGGCGGCGAGCGCCATATTGCCCGCGCCAGCCGTGAAGTGCTCATCGCCTCGGGCCCGATCGGATCGCCGCACCTGCTGCAGCGCTCGGGCATCGGCCCGGCCGCAGTGCTGCAACAGGCGGGCGTACCCGTCCTGCACGATCTGCCCGGTGTCGGCGAAAACCTGCAGGACCATTCGGAGGTCTATATTCAATATGCGTGCAAGGAGCCGATCACGCTCAACGGCAAGATGGGCGTTTTGAGCCGCGCGCTGATCGGTGCCGAATGGCTGCTGTTCAAGAAGGGGCTTTCGGTCTCCAACCACTTCGAAAGCGGTGGCTTCATCCGCTCCGACGCTTCGCTTCAATGGCCGGACATCCAGTTCCATTTCCTGCCTGCAGCGATGCGTTACGATGGCAAGAAGCCGCTCGATGGCCACGGCTTCATGGTCCTGACCGGACCGAACAAGCCGAAAAGCCGCGGCTACGTCCGGCTGCGTTCTCCCGAGGCCCACGAACAGCCCGACATCCTCTTCAACTATCTCGACCGTGAGGAGGATCGCGAAGGTTTCCGTCGCTGCTTGAGGCTGACGCGCGAGATCATCGCCCAACCGGCCTTCGACCGTTTCCGTGGCGATGAAATCGCCCCGGGAGCGAATGTGCGGACGAATGACGAGATCGACGCCTGGGTTCGAGAGACCATGGAGAGCACCTATCACCCCTGCGGCTCCTGCCGGATGGGTGAGGATGGAATGGCGGTCGTCGATAGCGAACTTAGGGTTCGTGGCATCGATGGGCTGCGGGTCATCGACAGTTCCGTCTTTCCATCAGAGCCGAACGCCAACCTCAACGCGCCGACGATCATGCTGGCCGAGCGGGCCTCCGACATGGTGCGCGGCAAACCGCTGCTCGCCGCCTCCAACGCCGAAGTCGGCGTTGCCCCTGGCGTCGGCGTCACACAGCGCAGCAGCAAGCCGCTGCGCGCGCTCCGGCAGTGA